A region from the Cryptosporangium arvum DSM 44712 genome encodes:
- a CDS encoding DUF429 domain-containing protein encodes MRTLGVDLAAEAATTALATIDWAPSGARVHHVQVSITDDVLVDAVRGATRTGIDCPLGWPTEFVRFLVAWSAGTFEPPVRTDKAWRRRLAYRRTDEVVRERLGLVPLSVAADRIAHPALRCAGILARLAADGVRVDRVVVEAYPAGSLKCWGLPHRRYKGTANAPARHALVDELLARAPWLDLGPHEPLCRASDHALDAVLAGLTARAAALGLTHPPLPEDAAAAAKEGWIALPTGPLDELDPITS; translated from the coding sequence GTGCGGACTCTCGGGGTGGATCTGGCGGCCGAGGCCGCCACTACGGCGCTCGCCACGATCGATTGGGCGCCGTCCGGCGCGCGGGTGCATCACGTTCAGGTCTCGATTACCGACGACGTCCTGGTGGACGCCGTACGCGGCGCGACCCGAACCGGCATCGACTGCCCGCTGGGCTGGCCGACGGAGTTCGTGCGGTTCCTGGTGGCCTGGTCGGCCGGAACGTTCGAGCCGCCGGTCCGCACCGACAAGGCCTGGCGGCGGCGGCTCGCGTACCGCCGCACCGACGAGGTCGTGCGTGAACGCCTGGGCCTGGTGCCGCTGAGCGTCGCGGCCGACCGGATCGCGCACCCGGCGCTGCGGTGCGCCGGGATCCTCGCGCGGCTCGCCGCGGACGGGGTCCGGGTGGACCGGGTCGTGGTCGAGGCGTACCCGGCCGGTTCGCTGAAGTGCTGGGGCCTGCCGCACCGCCGCTACAAGGGCACCGCGAACGCCCCGGCGCGGCATGCCTTGGTCGACGAGCTCCTTGCCCGGGCGCCCTGGCTGGACCTCGGACCGCACGAACCGCTGTGCCGAGCCTCCGACCACGCCCTGGACGCCGTCCTGGCCGGCCTCACCGCCCGCGCAGCCGCCCTGGGCCTCACCCACCCGCCGCTGCCCGAGGACGCCGCAGCAGCGGCCAAGGAGGGCTGGATCGCCCTCCCCACCGGTCCGCTCGACGAGCTGGACCCGATCACATCGTGA
- a CDS encoding GGDEF domain-containing protein, whose amino-acid sequence MTALLVGAAIIGVYAFDLPDLVHAALYTAVSAAAAVTVFVAVRLHRPRVRLGWWLLGAGQAAATCADGIFFGWPALVAPLPFPSVADAFYLAQYPLSAAGLLLLVRSRTPGWDIPSIVDAAIVTASAALLSWVFLITPAAASGTTLAGSVVAASYPASDLLMLVVAARLLLGAGDRPVALRLLAGYLAALFTADALYALQVNAGTYQAGGRLDLIWMASSTLLAASALHPSMRTVDVQAPAAPPLVSSPRLALLAGASVLAPATLVVQHVREAPLHVYLVASTCAVLFLLVVARLGHQVDVQRQLAITDGLTRLRTRRFFDETLDIEVGRAERDARPVALLLLDVDHFKRINDRYGHGVGDLVLVEIAERLRKCVRTGDVVARYGGEEFAVLLPGASPVDASMIAERIRAAVEATPIAVPGDTSITTTVSVGVATLPANVSTSSDLVLLADKLLYTCKEAGRNRVATPSGLFTR is encoded by the coding sequence GTGACCGCGCTTCTCGTCGGCGCCGCCATCATCGGCGTCTACGCGTTCGACCTGCCCGATCTCGTACACGCCGCCCTGTACACCGCGGTGAGCGCGGCGGCGGCGGTGACGGTGTTCGTGGCCGTGCGCCTCCACCGGCCACGCGTCCGCCTCGGCTGGTGGCTGCTGGGAGCCGGTCAGGCCGCCGCGACGTGCGCGGACGGCATCTTCTTCGGCTGGCCGGCGCTGGTCGCCCCGCTCCCGTTCCCGAGCGTCGCCGATGCTTTCTACCTCGCGCAGTACCCGCTCTCCGCGGCCGGGTTGCTCCTGCTCGTGCGGTCGCGCACCCCCGGCTGGGACATCCCGAGCATCGTCGACGCCGCCATCGTGACCGCCTCCGCGGCGCTCCTGTCCTGGGTGTTCCTGATCACACCGGCGGCCGCGTCCGGCACGACGCTCGCCGGTTCCGTGGTCGCGGCGAGCTACCCGGCGAGCGACCTGCTGATGCTCGTCGTCGCCGCCCGGCTCCTGCTCGGCGCCGGCGACCGGCCGGTCGCTCTGCGTCTGCTCGCCGGCTACCTGGCCGCGTTGTTCACGGCCGACGCCCTCTACGCGCTCCAGGTGAACGCCGGTACCTACCAGGCGGGCGGCCGGCTCGACCTGATCTGGATGGCGTCCTCGACCCTGCTGGCCGCCTCCGCGCTCCACCCGTCGATGCGCACCGTGGACGTCCAGGCCCCGGCCGCTCCGCCCCTGGTCAGCAGCCCCCGGTTGGCGCTGCTCGCGGGCGCGTCGGTGCTGGCGCCGGCCACGCTCGTCGTCCAGCACGTCCGCGAAGCCCCGCTCCACGTCTATCTCGTCGCGAGCACCTGCGCGGTGCTGTTCCTGCTGGTCGTGGCCCGGCTCGGGCACCAGGTGGACGTGCAGCGGCAGTTGGCGATCACCGACGGGCTCACCCGGTTGCGCACCCGCCGCTTCTTCGACGAGACGCTGGACATCGAGGTCGGCCGAGCGGAGCGGGACGCCCGGCCGGTCGCGCTGCTGCTGCTCGACGTCGACCACTTCAAGCGGATCAACGACCGCTACGGCCACGGCGTCGGCGATCTGGTCCTGGTGGAGATCGCCGAGCGGCTCCGGAAGTGTGTCCGTACCGGCGACGTCGTGGCCCGCTACGGCGGCGAGGAGTTCGCGGTGCTGCTGCCCGGGGCCTCCCCGGTCGACGCGTCGATGATCGCGGAACGGATCCGGGCGGCGGTGGAGGCCACCCCGATCGCGGTCCCGGGCGACACGTCGATCACGACCACGGTTTCGGTGGGTGTCGCGACGCTGCCGGCGAACGTGAGCACGTCGTCGGATCTCGTTCTGCTGGCCGACAAACTTCTTTACACCTGTAAGGAAGCGGGCCGGAATCGCGTCGCGACGCCGTCGGGTCTCTTCACCCGCTGA